Proteins co-encoded in one Saprospira grandis genomic window:
- a CDS encoding leucine-rich repeat domain-containing protein yields the protein MPKTTLFLALYLLLFAQLKAQNYNSLSEAFAHKEEAKILDLSKQNLGKLDPRFSELHQLTHLNLSENNLGEFPFGSFLETKQLEWVDASHNQFEIADVKRFLYSPKIRYLDLSYNPIKNLKRFHLTERIPLEKQTATLTPKILASPSLEKLIIKHTELSMLYEEFAVFPNLKYLDLSHNKIIAAGDALFNLKELDSLILSHNDFIFLPIRDSIRAHKLSYIDISHNPRLIAIVQLFNQFPNLRHINASYLGAGSYKNMRFGLVSSKKFYKNSPVKTLLLTHSHLKSVPKAMGYMENLEYLDLSHNELQSLPKSFKRLKKLKKLDLRGNPFLEKEKENCRKYLPDCEILF from the coding sequence ATGCCCAAAACCACCCTCTTTTTAGCCCTTTACCTACTGCTATTTGCCCAACTAAAAGCACAAAACTACAACAGCCTATCCGAGGCCTTTGCACATAAAGAAGAAGCCAAAATTCTAGATTTATCTAAGCAGAATTTAGGTAAGCTAGATCCCCGTTTTTCAGAGCTCCATCAATTAACCCATCTAAATTTAAGCGAAAACAACTTAGGGGAATTTCCCTTCGGCTCTTTTCTAGAGACAAAACAGCTAGAATGGGTTGATGCTTCTCATAATCAATTTGAAATAGCTGATGTTAAACGATTCCTTTATTCTCCTAAGATTCGCTATTTGGATCTAAGCTACAACCCCATAAAAAACTTAAAAAGATTTCATCTAACAGAACGGATTCCTCTCGAAAAACAAACAGCAACTCTAACACCCAAAATATTAGCCAGCCCTAGTCTAGAAAAGCTCATCATTAAGCATACAGAGCTAAGCATGCTCTATGAAGAATTTGCTGTTTTCCCAAATCTAAAATATCTCGACCTCAGTCATAACAAGATTATTGCTGCAGGTGATGCGCTTTTTAACTTAAAGGAACTAGACAGCTTAATTCTTTCTCATAATGACTTTATTTTCTTGCCTATTCGAGACAGCATAAGGGCCCATAAGCTAAGCTATATAGATATTAGTCATAACCCAAGGTTAATAGCTATTGTCCAACTATTCAATCAGTTCCCCAACTTAAGGCATATCAATGCAAGTTATTTAGGGGCTGGCAGTTATAAGAATATGCGCTTTGGCTTAGTTTCGTCTAAAAAATTCTATAAAAACAGTCCTGTAAAAACGCTTTTATTGACCCATTCTCACTTAAAGTCGGTCCCAAAAGCTATGGGATATATGGAAAACCTAGAATATCTTGACCTTAGCCATAATGAGCTACAATCCCTGCCCAAATCCTTTAAGCGTTTAAAAAAGCTCAAGAAATTGGACCTCAGAGGCAACCCTTTTCTAGAAAAGGAGAAAGAAAACTGCCGAAAATATCTGCCAGATTGTGAAATACTCTTTTAA